The proteins below are encoded in one region of Marinobacter sp. F4206:
- the ald gene encoding alanine dehydrogenase produces the protein MIVGVPKEIKNNEFRVGLTPEAVHELVAQGHSVVVQTGAGAGIDLTDEQYESAGARLVPSAEAVFEQAEMIVKVKEPQASERSLLRPHHTLFTYLHLAPDVPQTKDLLASGATCIAYETVTDSNGALPLLAPMSEVAGRMSIQAGAHCLESSREGRGLLLGGVPGVNAATVVVIGGGVVGFNATQMAVGMGARVTVLDTSISVLRRFDAVFGNRVQTLFSSSKAVADAVSQADLVIGGVLIPGAAAPKLVSRELISRMKPGAAVVDVAIDQGGCFETSTPTTHAEPTFIVDGVVHYCVANMPGAVARTSSYALNNATLPYVLQIANKGAPRALADSAGLLNGLNVVNGVLTCPSVGAAQGIESVTPEQGLALMH, from the coding sequence CGGGTTGGACTGACGCCAGAGGCGGTCCATGAGCTGGTTGCCCAGGGCCATTCGGTGGTGGTGCAGACTGGTGCCGGCGCGGGTATCGATCTTACCGATGAACAATACGAGTCAGCAGGCGCCAGGCTGGTCCCGTCGGCCGAAGCCGTCTTCGAACAGGCGGAGATGATCGTCAAGGTCAAGGAGCCACAGGCCAGCGAGCGGTCCCTGCTGCGGCCTCACCACACGCTGTTTACCTACCTGCATCTGGCGCCGGACGTACCTCAGACCAAAGACCTCCTGGCCAGCGGCGCTACCTGCATCGCCTATGAGACCGTGACGGACAGTAACGGCGCATTGCCGCTGCTGGCGCCCATGTCGGAAGTGGCGGGCCGTATGAGCATCCAGGCCGGCGCTCACTGCCTTGAGAGCTCCCGGGAAGGTCGGGGGCTGCTGCTCGGTGGTGTTCCCGGTGTGAACGCGGCCACGGTGGTGGTAATTGGCGGCGGCGTGGTGGGCTTCAATGCCACCCAGATGGCGGTTGGAATGGGCGCCCGTGTCACTGTGTTGGACACCTCCATTTCCGTGTTGCGCCGATTCGATGCGGTGTTTGGCAACCGGGTGCAGACCCTGTTTTCGTCCTCGAAGGCCGTTGCGGACGCCGTATCGCAGGCGGATCTGGTCATTGGTGGTGTGCTGATCCCGGGAGCGGCCGCGCCCAAGCTGGTCAGTCGCGAACTGATTTCCCGAATGAAGCCCGGCGCGGCGGTGGTGGATGTGGCCATCGACCAGGGCGGTTGCTTTGAAACCTCAACGCCGACGACCCACGCCGAGCCCACCTTCATTGTGGATGGTGTGGTTCATTACTGCGTGGCCAACATGCCCGGCGCGGTCGCCCGAACCTCCAGTTACGCCCTGAACAACGCCACGCTGCCCTATGTCCTCCAGATCGCCAACAAAGGGGCTCCCCGGGCACTGGCGGACAGCGCGGGGCTGCTGAACGGGTTGAATGTGGTCAATGGCGTGCTGACCTGCCCGTCGGTGGGCGCGGCCCAGGGTATCGAATCCGTGACCCCGGAACAGGGGCTGGCACTGATGCACTGA